A genomic region of Streptosporangium lutulentum contains the following coding sequences:
- a CDS encoding DUF998 domain-containing protein codes for MLALKRLSPLLACAGIAVAAVAMVAGLISPGPYPDALNLTISEYAALEGGGAIPFAMGALGIASFALVAGLRAVKAPVGVTAERLMLTWSAALVVLAIVPSAAPGPFMDLSSQVHRYVSIAAFVAMPAAGALMVTRFGEDERWRVVARPVEWLALAGGFGLLAITYVALPGDGVLIGLVERILLGTEIALLGVLAVRLAQLTWVRETARASQAAMS; via the coding sequence ATGCTCGCGCTGAAGAGGCTCTCCCCCCTGCTCGCCTGTGCCGGGATCGCCGTGGCCGCCGTGGCCATGGTCGCCGGCCTGATCTCCCCCGGCCCGTACCCGGACGCCCTCAACCTGACGATCAGCGAGTACGCCGCACTGGAAGGCGGGGGAGCCATCCCGTTCGCGATGGGGGCCCTGGGGATCGCGTCCTTCGCGCTGGTGGCGGGACTGCGGGCGGTCAAGGCGCCGGTGGGAGTGACGGCGGAGCGGCTGATGCTGACGTGGAGCGCGGCGCTGGTCGTCCTCGCGATCGTGCCGAGTGCCGCCCCGGGGCCGTTCATGGACCTGAGCTCGCAGGTGCACCGCTACGTGTCGATCGCCGCCTTCGTCGCGATGCCCGCGGCGGGCGCCTTGATGGTGACGCGGTTCGGTGAGGACGAGCGGTGGCGGGTGGTGGCCAGGCCGGTGGAGTGGCTGGCGCTGGCCGGTGGGTTCGGGCTGCTGGCGATCACCTACGTGGCCCTTCCGGGGGACGGGGTGCTGATCGGACTGGTCGAGCGGATCCTGCTCGGGACCGAGATCGCGCTGCTCGGAGTGCTGGCCGTACGGCTGGCGCAGCTGACCTGGGTGCGTGAGACCGCCCGTGCCTCACAAGCCGCTATGAGCTAA
- the xylB gene encoding xylulokinase yields the protein MTLVAGVDSSTQSCKVVIRDAKTGALVRQGRAAHPDGTEVDPEAWWTALQEAIAQAGGLDDVEAMGVGAQQHGMVCLDESGAVVRDALLWNDTRSARAAADLVEELGGPATWAEAVGSVPVASFTVTKLRWLAEHEPDSARRTARVCLPHDWLTWRLGGEFVTDRGDASGTGYWSPATGEYRTDLLRLAFGAEPGLPRVLGPHDAAGGHGSVRLAPGTGDNMAAALGVGAEPGDVVVSIGTSGTAFAVAGSPSADPSGAVAGFADATGRFLPLVATLNAARVLSATAGMLGVDLDRFDRLALEAPAGSGGLVYVPYLEGERTPNLPDATGSLHGLTLKTSTPAHLARAAVEGLLCHLADAFDALGLDPARVLLIGGGARSEAVRRIAPAVFGRPVVVPEPGEYVADGAARQAAWLLGGGDEPPVWEAGGTEHFEADATPEVRSRYAEVRDGR from the coding sequence ATGACCCTCGTGGCCGGGGTCGACTCGTCGACCCAGAGCTGCAAGGTGGTGATCAGGGACGCGAAGACGGGCGCCCTGGTGAGGCAGGGGCGCGCGGCCCACCCGGACGGGACCGAGGTCGATCCCGAGGCGTGGTGGACGGCACTCCAGGAGGCGATCGCGCAGGCGGGCGGCCTGGACGACGTCGAGGCCATGGGCGTGGGCGCCCAGCAGCATGGCATGGTCTGCCTGGACGAGTCCGGGGCCGTCGTCAGGGACGCGCTGCTCTGGAACGACACCCGCTCGGCCCGCGCCGCCGCCGACCTGGTCGAGGAGCTGGGAGGCCCGGCCACGTGGGCCGAGGCGGTCGGCAGCGTGCCGGTCGCGTCGTTCACCGTGACCAAGCTCCGCTGGCTGGCGGAGCACGAGCCCGACAGCGCCCGCCGTACGGCCAGGGTGTGCCTGCCGCACGACTGGCTCACCTGGAGGCTGGGCGGGGAGTTCGTCACCGACAGGGGCGACGCGTCCGGGACCGGATACTGGTCGCCCGCGACCGGGGAGTACCGGACCGATCTCCTCCGGCTGGCCTTCGGCGCCGAACCCGGACTTCCCCGCGTCCTGGGCCCCCACGACGCGGCGGGGGGTCATGGGTCCGTACGGCTCGCGCCGGGGACCGGGGACAACATGGCGGCGGCCCTCGGGGTCGGCGCCGAACCCGGGGACGTGGTGGTCTCGATCGGGACCTCCGGGACGGCGTTCGCGGTCGCGGGGAGCCCGAGCGCCGACCCGAGCGGTGCCGTGGCCGGGTTCGCGGACGCCACCGGGCGCTTCCTGCCGCTGGTGGCCACGCTCAACGCGGCCAGGGTCCTCAGCGCCACCGCCGGGATGCTCGGGGTCGACCTCGACCGGTTCGACCGGCTGGCGCTGGAGGCCCCCGCCGGGTCGGGCGGCCTCGTCTACGTGCCCTACCTGGAGGGCGAGCGGACCCCGAACCTCCCCGACGCGACCGGATCGCTGCACGGGCTGACCCTGAAGACCTCGACCCCCGCCCACCTGGCGAGGGCGGCGGTGGAGGGCCTGCTCTGTCACCTGGCCGACGCGTTCGACGCCCTCGGACTCGACCCGGCCAGGGTGCTGCTCATCGGGGGCGGGGCCAGGTCGGAGGCCGTACGGCGGATCGCCCCCGCGGTTTTCGGGCGGCCCGTGGTCGTCCCCGAACCGGGGGAGTACGTCGCGGACGGGGCGGCCAGGCAGGCCGCCTGGCTGCTCGGCGGCGGCGACGAGCCCCCGGTCTGGGAGGCGGGTGGGACGGAGCACTTCGAGGCCGACGCCACGCCGGAGGTCAGGTCCCGTTACGCCGAGGTCCGCGACGGTCGTTGA
- the xylA gene encoding xylose isomerase, translating to MSAYTPKPEDRFTFGLWTVGWQARDPFGDASRAPLDPVESVHRLAELGAYGVTFHDDDLLAVEPDRDKAIASFKKALAETGMKVPMATTNLFTHPIFKDGAFTSNDREVRRYALRKVIRNVDLAAELGATTYVCWGGREGSESGAAKDIRAALSRYKEGMDLLTSYVIEQGYDIRFAIEPKPNEPRGDILLPSIGHALAFINELEHSDRVGLNPEVGHEEMAGLNFAHGIAQALWHGKLFHIDLNGQHGPKYDQDLIFGHGDVKNAFFVVDLLENGGYDGPRHFDYKPLRTEDAEDVWVSAAANMRTYLILKEKVKAFRADPEVAEALAASKVAELAEPTLAPGETLADLNRDDFDLDKVAERGFHFTRLNQLAVEHLLGVRG from the coding sequence ATGAGTGCTTATACCCCCAAGCCCGAGGACCGCTTCACCTTCGGTTTGTGGACCGTCGGCTGGCAGGCCCGTGACCCCTTCGGAGACGCCTCGCGGGCGCCGCTGGACCCGGTGGAGAGCGTTCACAGGCTCGCCGAGCTCGGCGCGTACGGCGTCACCTTCCACGACGACGACCTGCTGGCCGTCGAGCCGGACCGGGACAAGGCGATCGCGAGCTTCAAGAAGGCGCTGGCCGAGACCGGGATGAAGGTCCCGATGGCCACCACGAACCTGTTCACCCACCCGATCTTCAAGGACGGCGCGTTCACCAGCAACGACCGCGAGGTCCGCCGCTACGCGCTGCGCAAGGTCATCCGCAACGTCGACCTGGCCGCCGAGCTCGGCGCGACCACCTACGTCTGCTGGGGCGGCCGTGAGGGCTCCGAGTCCGGGGCCGCCAAGGACATCAGGGCCGCGCTCAGCCGCTACAAGGAGGGCATGGACCTGCTGACCTCCTACGTGATCGAGCAGGGCTACGACATCCGGTTCGCCATCGAGCCCAAGCCGAACGAGCCGCGCGGTGACATCCTGCTCCCGAGCATCGGCCACGCGCTCGCCTTCATCAACGAGCTTGAGCACTCCGACCGCGTCGGCCTCAACCCCGAGGTCGGCCACGAGGAGATGGCCGGGCTCAACTTCGCGCACGGCATCGCGCAGGCGCTCTGGCACGGCAAGCTCTTCCACATCGACCTGAACGGCCAGCACGGTCCCAAGTACGACCAGGACCTGATCTTCGGTCACGGTGACGTGAAGAACGCGTTCTTCGTGGTGGACCTGCTGGAGAACGGCGGCTACGACGGCCCCCGGCACTTCGACTACAAGCCGCTGCGCACCGAGGACGCCGAGGACGTCTGGGTCTCCGCCGCGGCCAACATGCGCACCTACCTGATCCTGAAGGAGAAGGTGAAGGCCTTCCGCGCGGACCCCGAGGTCGCCGAGGCGCTCGCCGCGAGCAAGGTCGCCGAGCTGGCCGAGCCCACGCTGGCTCCCGGGGAGACGCTCGCGGACCTGAACCGCGACGACTTCGACCTCGACAAGGTCGCCGAGCGCGGCTTCCACTTCACCCGCCTGAACCAGCTCGCCGTCGAGCACCTCCTCGGGGTCCGCGGATGA
- a CDS encoding ROK family transcriptional regulator, with protein sequence MTQAVRHDSMRARNLGVVLGEVRRSGPITRAALAEMTGLTKTTVSKMVGDLIDAGMVTESGALRGGERGRPGTAVTLSGKRVAALGLEINVDYLSACVVDLTLSVRLRYTQAVDNRVASPVETLSHLQKLFHKAVDEARLEGLTIAGSTLAVPGPVDKGLLHTAPNLGWHDVRVGELLNFPVAVDNEANLAALGELWFGSGPGDFLHVSGEIGIGAGLVVGGTLFRGARGLAGELGHVIVSPDGPDCRCGGKGCLEQYAGQEALLRAADLGGGLAGIPELVERLHAGEPRALEACECAGQALGIALTSAINLMDPGTIVLGGVFAPLFPWIRGPVLETMTARLARMRRAVPELTVSRLGGDAATLGAAGQVIHRIIADPWTHLAKGQTGRGPH encoded by the coding sequence ATGACGCAGGCCGTACGCCACGACTCGATGCGCGCCCGCAACCTCGGAGTGGTCCTCGGCGAGGTTCGCAGGAGCGGGCCGATCACGCGTGCGGCACTGGCGGAGATGACCGGGCTGACCAAGACCACGGTGTCGAAGATGGTCGGCGACCTGATCGACGCCGGCATGGTCACCGAGTCGGGCGCGCTCAGGGGTGGCGAGCGGGGACGGCCCGGCACGGCGGTCACCCTCAGCGGGAAACGCGTCGCGGCGCTCGGCCTGGAGATCAACGTCGACTATCTGTCGGCGTGTGTCGTCGACCTCACCCTCTCGGTGCGGCTTCGCTATACACAGGCTGTGGACAACCGGGTGGCCTCGCCTGTGGAAACTCTGTCCCACCTGCAGAAACTATTCCACAAGGCTGTGGATGAAGCACGCCTGGAGGGTCTCACCATCGCCGGTTCCACCCTCGCGGTGCCCGGTCCTGTGGACAAGGGGCTGCTCCACACCGCCCCGAACCTCGGCTGGCACGACGTCCGCGTCGGCGAGTTGCTGAACTTTCCCGTGGCTGTGGACAACGAGGCCAATCTCGCCGCCCTCGGCGAGCTCTGGTTCGGGTCCGGGCCGGGGGACTTCCTCCACGTATCGGGGGAGATAGGGATCGGCGCCGGCCTGGTGGTCGGCGGCACGCTGTTCCGCGGCGCGCGGGGGCTCGCCGGGGAGCTGGGACATGTGATCGTCTCCCCTGACGGCCCGGACTGCCGCTGCGGCGGGAAGGGCTGCCTGGAGCAGTACGCGGGCCAGGAGGCCCTGCTGCGAGCCGCCGACCTGGGGGGAGGCCTGGCGGGGATCCCCGAGCTGGTGGAGCGCCTCCACGCCGGCGAGCCACGCGCGCTGGAGGCGTGCGAATGCGCCGGGCAGGCCCTCGGCATCGCCCTCACCTCGGCGATCAACCTGATGGATCCCGGGACGATCGTGCTGGGCGGCGTCTTCGCGCCGCTGTTCCCCTGGATCCGCGGCCCGGTCCTTGAGACGATGACCGCCCGGCTGGCCAGGATGCGCCGCGCCGTCCCCGAACTGACCGTCTCCCGGCTCGGCGGCGACGCCGCGACCCTGGGGGCCGCCGGACAGGTCATCCACCGGATCATCGCCGACCCGTGGACCCACCTCGCTAAAGGCCAGACGGGTCGCGGCCCACACTGA
- a CDS encoding MarR family winged helix-turn-helix transcriptional regulator, translating to MTRWLDDDEQRTWRAFMATSQLVHEELDRQLQRDSGMPHAYYAVLVKLSEAPDRTLRMSELATELNSSQSRLSHAVARLEERGWVRRRPCAADKRVSWAVLTDEGFAALASAAPGHTEAVRRSFFDRLTPEQVRQLAEICGAVLGKTGS from the coding sequence GTGACGCGATGGCTGGACGATGACGAGCAGCGCACCTGGCGTGCGTTCATGGCGACCTCGCAACTGGTCCACGAGGAGCTGGACCGGCAGTTGCAGAGAGACTCCGGCATGCCGCACGCCTACTACGCGGTGCTGGTGAAGCTGTCGGAGGCACCCGACCGCACGCTGCGGATGAGCGAGCTGGCGACGGAGCTCAACTCCTCGCAGAGCCGGCTCTCGCACGCGGTGGCGCGGCTGGAGGAGCGCGGCTGGGTGCGGCGGCGGCCGTGCGCGGCGGACAAGCGCGTGAGCTGGGCGGTTCTGACCGATGAGGGGTTCGCGGCGCTGGCCTCGGCGGCACCGGGACACACCGAGGCGGTACGGCGGAGCTTCTTCGACCGGCTCACCCCCGAGCAGGTCCGTCAGCTCGCCGAGATCTGCGGGGCGGTGCTCGGGAAAACGGGCTCCTGA
- a CDS encoding VOC family protein: MPVQRLNHAVLYVRDVERSVAFYQEALGFKVVMGFRGAAFLQAAGSANDHDLGLFEVGAQAGPTGAGRTTVGLYHLAWEVDTLDELERISLKLGEMNALVGASDHSTTKALYAKDPDGLEFEVSWLVPADLLTDDVLDGRTGVKPLDLAREKERYGARTRGGLGVSTPA, translated from the coding sequence ATGCCCGTTCAGCGGCTCAACCACGCGGTCCTGTACGTGCGCGACGTCGAGCGCAGCGTCGCCTTCTACCAGGAGGCCCTCGGGTTCAAGGTCGTCATGGGCTTCCGGGGCGCCGCGTTCCTCCAGGCCGCCGGCTCCGCCAACGACCACGACCTCGGCCTGTTCGAGGTCGGCGCCCAGGCGGGTCCCACCGGGGCCGGGCGCACCACCGTCGGGCTCTACCACCTGGCCTGGGAGGTCGACACCCTGGACGAACTGGAGCGGATCTCCCTCAAGCTCGGCGAGATGAACGCCCTCGTCGGCGCCTCGGACCACTCCACCACCAAGGCCCTGTACGCCAAGGACCCCGACGGCCTGGAGTTCGAGGTGTCCTGGCTGGTCCCGGCCGACCTGCTCACCGACGACGTGCTCGACGGGCGCACCGGCGTCAAGCCCCTCGACCTCGCCCGGGAGAAGGAGCGGTACGGCGCGCGGACCCGCGGCGGCCTCGGCGTCTCGACCCCCGCCTGA
- a CDS encoding DMT family transporter, translating to MNPITVVRSRVDRRALAAAAVTVLLWASAFVAIRSATQDFGPGALALGRLFSGSVVLGVIWSVRREGLPPRAAWPGILASGILWFGLYMVVLNWGEQEVDAGTAAMVVNIGPMVIALLGGLLLKEGFPPRLMAGMAVSFVGAVVVGVSMSDGGRSSILGVLLCLVAAVTYAAGVVSQKPALRHASALQVTTFGCFVGTTACLPFAGQLVSQLGTAPLSATLNVLYLGVFPTALAFTTWAYALARTTAGKMGATTYVVPALVVLMSWVVLGEVPGRLTLLGGLLCLAGVAVSRGRGATVR from the coding sequence ATGAATCCGATCACCGTTGTACGGAGTCGCGTCGATCGCCGGGCGCTCGCGGCGGCGGCCGTCACCGTGCTGTTGTGGGCCTCGGCCTTCGTCGCCATCCGCAGCGCCACGCAGGATTTCGGACCCGGCGCCCTGGCCCTGGGACGGCTGTTCTCCGGGTCGGTCGTGCTCGGCGTCATCTGGTCGGTACGGCGCGAGGGGCTGCCACCGCGTGCCGCGTGGCCCGGCATCCTGGCCTCGGGGATCCTGTGGTTCGGCCTGTACATGGTCGTCCTGAACTGGGGCGAGCAGGAAGTGGACGCCGGCACCGCCGCGATGGTCGTCAACATCGGCCCAATGGTGATCGCGCTTCTCGGTGGCCTGCTGCTCAAGGAGGGGTTCCCCCCTCGGTTGATGGCCGGTATGGCGGTGTCGTTCGTCGGCGCCGTCGTGGTGGGCGTCTCCATGTCCGACGGCGGTCGCTCGTCGATCCTCGGTGTCCTGCTCTGCCTGGTCGCGGCCGTGACGTACGCCGCCGGGGTCGTCAGCCAGAAGCCCGCGCTGCGGCACGCCTCGGCGCTTCAGGTCACCACCTTCGGCTGCTTCGTCGGGACGACGGCCTGCCTGCCGTTCGCGGGCCAGCTGGTGTCGCAGCTCGGGACCGCGCCGCTGTCCGCGACGTTGAACGTCCTCTACCTGGGCGTCTTCCCGACGGCTCTGGCCTTCACGACCTGGGCCTACGCCCTCGCCCGCACCACCGCGGGCAAGATGGGCGCCACCACGTATGTCGTTCCGGCCCTGGTGGTCCTGATGTCCTGGGTGGTCCTCGGAGAGGTCCCCGGCCGGCTGACCCTGCTCGGCGGCCTGCTCTGCCTGGCCGGCGTGGCCGTCTCACGGGGTCGGGGAGCGACCGTCCGGTGA
- a CDS encoding asparaginase — protein MKRVLLLATGDTIAHSYRPGQQGVASGTELLKTVPSGALPADVAVEVEDVMAEPSWDTSPSTMLGLARRARSAILERGFDGVVITQGTDTLEDGAFLVDLLAGRAAERGAIVLTGAMRALDDLSSDGPRNLASSIVAAADGALRGAGAVVCVNDEVHAARWVTLADATSVAGFSSAPFPVLGRVVGGRVETLAAPPARPPLVAGEPESDVALIKTYPGMDPVLLTAVVDAGARGIVLEGTGLGNVPVDLFATLGELSEWGIPTVIASRSLTLGVPLDDLGFHAGLAAKLGAIGARGLAPSKARVALMVALGTGGVDAVRDWFGRL, from the coding sequence GTGAAGCGTGTGCTGCTGCTGGCGACCGGTGACACCATCGCCCACTCGTACCGCCCCGGACAGCAAGGCGTCGCGTCCGGGACCGAGCTCCTGAAGACCGTCCCCTCCGGCGCGCTCCCCGCGGACGTGGCGGTGGAGGTGGAGGACGTGATGGCGGAGCCGAGCTGGGACACGTCGCCCTCGACCATGCTGGGGCTGGCCCGCAGGGCCCGTTCGGCCATCCTGGAGCGGGGATTCGACGGTGTCGTGATCACTCAGGGCACCGACACGCTGGAGGACGGCGCCTTCCTCGTGGATCTTCTCGCGGGCAGGGCCGCGGAGCGGGGCGCGATCGTGCTGACCGGAGCCATGCGCGCGCTGGACGACCTGTCCAGCGACGGCCCGAGGAACCTCGCCTCGTCCATCGTGGCCGCCGCCGATGGCGCGCTGCGCGGTGCCGGCGCCGTCGTCTGCGTCAACGACGAGGTGCACGCGGCCCGCTGGGTCACCCTGGCCGACGCCACGAGCGTGGCGGGGTTCTCCTCGGCGCCCTTCCCCGTGCTGGGACGGGTGGTCGGCGGGCGGGTCGAGACGCTGGCCGCGCCGCCGGCCCGGCCCCCTCTGGTCGCCGGGGAGCCGGAGTCGGACGTCGCTCTGATCAAGACCTACCCGGGAATGGATCCCGTCCTGCTCACCGCGGTCGTGGACGCCGGGGCCCGGGGCATCGTCCTGGAGGGGACCGGCCTGGGGAACGTGCCGGTCGACCTCTTCGCGACGCTCGGCGAGCTGTCGGAGTGGGGCATCCCGACCGTCATCGCGTCCCGGTCCCTCACTCTCGGGGTTCCGCTCGACGACCTGGGCTTCCACGCGGGCCTCGCCGCAAAGCTGGGGGCGATCGGAGCCCGAGGTCTGGCGCCCTCGAAGGCGCGCGTCGCGCTGATGGTCGCCCTCGGGACGGGCGGGGTGGACGCCGTCCGCGACTGGTTCGGCAGGCTCTGA
- a CDS encoding IS256 family transposase — protein sequence MPEPPADDSSSTAAASSLIDEIVREGARKMLAAALQAEVDAYIAAFADERDAAGRRLVVRNGSHQPREILTAAGAIEVTAPRVNDKRIDEQTGERQRFSSSILPAWARKTPQVSEVLPLLYLHGLSSGDFIPALGQFLGSTAGLSAPVITRLTETWKGEQRAFAARDLSGADYVYLWVDGIHVNIRLEEHKLCLLVMIGVRADGRKELVALSDGYRESAESWADLLRDAKRRGMRAPVLAMGDGALGFWSALREVFPQAREQRCWFHKIANVLGALPKSAHPAAKKALAEIWNAEDKNHAQAAVKGFQAAYGAKYPKAVTKVVDDLEELLAFYDFPAEHWVHLRTTNPIESTFATVRHRTKVTKGPGSRAAGLAMAFKLIESAQARWRAVNAPHLVALVRAGATFTGGKLVERPDDHVPSAAA from the coding sequence GTGCCCGAACCGCCCGCTGACGACAGCTCATCGACGGCCGCCGCCTCCTCGTTGATCGATGAGATCGTCCGTGAGGGCGCCCGTAAGATGCTGGCCGCCGCGTTGCAGGCCGAGGTGGACGCCTACATCGCCGCCTTCGCTGACGAGCGCGATGCGGCCGGTCGCCGTCTGGTGGTGCGTAACGGCTCCCATCAGCCGCGCGAGATCCTCACCGCGGCCGGCGCGATCGAGGTCACGGCCCCGCGCGTCAACGACAAGCGCATCGACGAGCAGACGGGTGAGCGTCAGCGGTTCTCCTCATCGATCCTGCCGGCCTGGGCGCGTAAGACCCCGCAGGTCAGCGAGGTGTTGCCGCTGTTGTACCTGCACGGCCTGTCCTCGGGCGATTTCATCCCCGCGCTGGGCCAATTCCTCGGCTCGACCGCGGGCCTGTCCGCGCCGGTGATCACTCGTCTGACCGAGACCTGGAAGGGCGAGCAGCGCGCGTTTGCCGCCCGCGACCTGTCCGGCGCCGACTACGTCTACCTGTGGGTCGACGGCATCCACGTCAACATCCGGCTGGAGGAGCACAAGCTGTGCCTGCTGGTGATGATCGGGGTGCGCGCTGATGGCCGCAAGGAACTCGTCGCGCTGAGCGACGGCTATCGGGAGTCGGCTGAGTCGTGGGCCGATCTGCTGCGCGATGCCAAAAGGCGCGGGATGCGGGCGCCGGTGCTGGCGATGGGGGACGGTGCGCTGGGGTTCTGGTCCGCGCTTCGGGAGGTGTTTCCGCAGGCCAGAGAGCAGAGGTGTTGGTTTCACAAGATCGCTAATGTGCTGGGGGCGCTGCCGAAGTCCGCTCACCCCGCAGCGAAGAAGGCCCTGGCCGAGATCTGGAACGCCGAGGACAAAAACCATGCCCAGGCCGCGGTCAAGGGCTTCCAGGCCGCCTACGGCGCCAAGTATCCCAAGGCCGTGACCAAGGTGGTCGACGACCTCGAGGAGCTGCTCGCCTTCTATGACTTCCCGGCCGAGCACTGGGTGCACCTACGCACGACCAACCCGATCGAGTCGACCTTCGCCACCGTCCGGCACCGCACCAAGGTCACCAAGGGGCCCGGCTCACGCGCTGCCGGGCTGGCCATGGCGTTCAAGCTGATCGAGTCCGCCCAGGCCCGCTGGCGCGCGGTCAACGCCCCTCATCTGGTCGCGCTGGTCCGCGCCGGGGCGACCTTCACCGGCGGCAAGCTCGTCGAACGACCCGACGACCACGTCCCATCCGCAGCCGCTTAA
- a CDS encoding IS1380 family transposase gives MKTIASRPKIVMSADGSGLISQSGALLLLETLRVTGLDQALSEQLQRWRPARAIHDPGKIIADLAVSLALGGDCLADIAILRSQPELFGPIASDPTVSRLIDRLATDTAKALKAIRRARAIAREHAWTLAASAAPGADGQLIPIDLDATIVIAHSEKENATPTWKKTFGFHPMTAFADHGTDGAGEPLALVLRAGNAGSNTATDHINATVLALAQLPRARRRQILIRTDSGGGTHEFLTWLTRPGRWLKYSIGFTITDDIGAAIGRLPASAWTPAYDAEGQVRAGAWVAEITGLANLTSWPKGMRVIVRRERPHPGARLRFTDPGGHRFTCFVTNTKQGQLADLELRHRRRARAEDRIRCAKDTGLRNLPLHDFTQNQMWCEIVALAGDLMAWMQMLALQGPARRWEPKRLRLRLFAVAGRLVHGGRRLRLRIAARWPWAPQIIAAVTRLQALPAPP, from the coding sequence GTGAAGACTATCGCTTCGCGACCCAAGATCGTCATGTCCGCCGACGGCTCCGGGCTCATCTCCCAATCAGGCGCGCTGCTGTTGCTGGAAACGCTGCGCGTCACCGGCCTGGACCAGGCCCTGTCGGAGCAATTGCAACGATGGCGACCGGCCCGCGCGATCCACGATCCCGGAAAGATCATCGCTGATCTCGCCGTCAGCCTCGCCCTGGGAGGCGACTGCCTGGCCGACATCGCGATACTGCGCTCTCAGCCGGAACTGTTCGGCCCCATCGCCTCTGACCCGACCGTCTCCCGGCTGATCGACCGGCTCGCCACCGACACCGCCAAAGCCCTGAAAGCGATTCGACGCGCACGCGCCATCGCCCGTGAACACGCCTGGACCCTCGCCGCGTCAGCCGCGCCCGGAGCCGACGGCCAGCTGATCCCCATCGATCTGGACGCCACCATCGTCATCGCCCACTCTGAGAAGGAAAACGCCACCCCGACCTGGAAGAAAACCTTCGGCTTCCACCCCATGACCGCCTTCGCCGACCACGGCACCGACGGAGCCGGTGAGCCACTGGCCCTGGTGCTGCGAGCGGGCAACGCCGGCTCCAACACCGCCACCGACCACATCAACGCCACCGTCTTGGCCCTGGCCCAACTGCCCCGGGCCCGACGCCGTCAGATTCTGATCCGCACCGACTCAGGCGGCGGCACTCATGAGTTCCTCACCTGGCTGACCCGTCCAGGCCGGTGGTTGAAATACTCCATCGGCTTCACCATCACCGACGACATCGGCGCCGCGATCGGTCGCTTGCCCGCCAGCGCGTGGACACCCGCCTACGACGCCGAGGGGCAGGTCAGAGCAGGCGCCTGGGTCGCCGAGATCACCGGCCTGGCGAACCTGACCTCCTGGCCCAAGGGCATGCGCGTCATCGTCCGCAGGGAGCGCCCGCACCCCGGTGCGCGGCTGCGCTTCACCGACCCCGGCGGGCACCGCTTCACCTGTTTCGTCACCAACACCAAGCAAGGCCAGCTCGCCGATCTGGAGCTGCGCCATCGTCGCCGCGCCCGCGCCGAGGACCGCATCCGCTGCGCCAAGGACACCGGCCTGCGCAACCTGCCGCTGCACGATTTCACCCAGAACCAGATGTGGTGCGAGATCGTCGCGTTGGCCGGCGACCTCATGGCCTGGATGCAGATGCTCGCCCTGCAGGGCCCGGCCCGCCGCTGGGAGCCCAAACGCTTGCGGCTGCGCCTGTTCGCCGTCGCCGGACGCCTGGTCCACGGCGGCCGGCGGCTCCGGCTCCGCATCGCCGCCCGATGGCCCTGGGCACCGCAGATCATCGCCGCCGTCACCCGCCTGCAAGCCCTGCCGGCACCGCCCTGA